From Cyprinus carpio isolate SPL01 chromosome A18, ASM1834038v1, whole genome shotgun sequence:
ACATTTGGGCTTAAAGTTAAATTTAAGCGCACACCGGCATACAGATCGAAgctaaaacagaacaaacaattTTAATTCATGGGgtcttttttttgccaaaataatCTACAGAGATACAAAGATGTTCATGTGTGTGGGATTTTTAACGGTTTAAGAGGAAAAAGTCTGTATCAGTTGATAATGATGTCAAGTTTGTCAGTTTGAAACTAGGGTTAGAAAAATGTTACACCCCTCTCATCGGCAGCTGTTAgagaaacaacaataaaacatcacCATGATTAATAGAGAAGTGAGTTTCAATTTTCACTGAGTGAGCCAAACTGGAATTGGTGCTAGTAGACTGAATAGATATTTTACTAAGATAACTCAAACTAAACTGTGAGTATTGTAGTTTTTAACTGCTGTAATATGAAAACCATTGGCCATTTCTTTCTCATCCTCTTTTTTAGACATAAAGCTGATAGCAGTTATAACTATCTGATAAAGACTGTTCATAATTTACATCTTGAGTGGTGTCAACTGTCCCCAGGAATCAAGACAATGGGGCAATTTCCAGCGTGACTCTCTAAAAAACAATGTGAACTGATTATTGCATGGGTTTTCCAGTTGAATTAAGTGCGTGAATTGGAAATGTGGTTTCCCAAAATGCAATCCTCAACATTGATGTAAGCATTCATTAACTGAGTCAGTGAAAGACTTTAGAGCAACAGCGTGAGCAGCAGAAACACCTTTGAGTgcagcataataaaaaaaaaacacaaaaaaacaaaggcGATTTTGCAGCAAAGAAAACCCAAATATCAGGCAGTTCCTGCTGATTACTCTGATTGCCAGTAAATTTAAAAAGGTGGCTAAGTGTTTGATTGGGCCAAACACTCTTTTTGAGCCACCGACTCAGCAATAATACTTGCTAATCAAGACATAATGGTCCTACTCAAATGGTTATTTCCTACCATTAGCAATTTGCAAACAAAGCAATTTACTAAATGAGTGCAAGCTCTCATGGCCACATTATATGAgcaatagagtgcaacagtctgGTTCCAAAGTAAAAATCACATacatgatttttaacaataacctATAAACTGTTGAAGatagacctactgtgagctacagGGTTGTTAAGGTTGTTGAAGACatttatttcaacatattttgaaacaattttctggggaaaaactttatttttcacgATTCTGCAAAGAAGTTTGTAGTTTGTAATGCTGTAATTCACTTTAAagttggttggtttggttcatatAACATGGCCTAACTGTAAAATAATGGGAATCCCTAtgggaaaaaaatgaatggtTAAACTACTTCTGGAACCAAAGCCCCTGAAAACCAAGTGGATGGGACTGTTGCACTCCATAGTTTAATTTGAAATCATTCTCAGAGTGTTTGAGCTGAAGCAGGATTTTCTGACACTGATGTTCGGGTTAGAATGAAGAGGCACTTCACTGATTTATTCTTCTATAGGAGATGATGATTAAGAATGATTGCACACAGAATTCCCTTCATACCCAGTTAATTACCAACAAGAATTAATTTGTGGTTAATACGAGGCAACAGGGTCAATAATTCCCACCATATTATGTTCATACAAAATATAGCTTTAcaaattatttcagaaaatatatttagattataataaataatttagtgaATTAACATTTGAgaaaacaagcataaaaaaaaaatgtttcaactcCATTGTGAGAGATCAGAAAGGCAGTCAGGGATGATGTTATCCGTTTTTTCCTtcacattcaaatatattcacGGTCTGTGCAGGAGAAGCCAGGAGTCCATTGCAGGACCGTAACAAACTTCATGCGTCTGTCCACATTCTGGGAGAATCCCTAAAAACACACCCACAGCACGGACCTTTCCCACCCATGGCTTGTTAATGTAAAGCTGAGCTGTTCATGGGGCAAAAAGTGTGTTAGCATGTTAGCTTTGTGTTTTGTGGCCTTATCGGGGAGGGCCGTAGCGAAGGTCCCTGTGCTTATTATTGGGGAGGGAGTAACGTACTGATGGTGGGCAGGTGCTTGTGTGTAGTGTGGGGGTGTGGGATCTCGGGATGTCGCTCACCCTGACTCATGTTACGTTTGCGCTCGCGCACTAGAGCTCTCTGGTGCCTTTTCATTCTCTCCAGCTGCTCCTCCACACTCATCCTCCCTCTCTGCGGCAGGTGATCAGGCTGATACTCTCCCAAACACAGCCGCTCCAAGGCACTCTTTGGTCTCTCCTACATGTCACAAGATAAAGATTGAACATTTTACATGTAGAAGCTTTTtctagctttttatttattttttaaatttttttatttccacaatGCACGAGGACAACTGTTAcaatgttctatctatctatctatctatctatctatctatctatctatctatctatctatctatctatctatctatctatctatctatctatctatctatctatcatccgtctgtctgtctgtgtctgtctatctgtctgtctgtctgtctatctatctatctatctatctatctatctatctatctatctatctgtctgtctgtctgtctgtctctgtttgtttgtctgtctgtctgtctgtctgtgtctgtctgtctgtctttctatctgtctgtctgtctatctatctgtctgtctgtctgtgtctgtctgtctgtgtctgtctatctatctgtctttctgtctgtctgtctgtctgtctgtgtctgtctttttgtctgtgtctgtgtctgtctgtctatctatctgtctctctgctggtttgtttgtttgtttgtttgtttgtctgtctgtctgtctgtatgtctgtgtctgtctgtctgtatgtgtctgtctgtttgtctgtctatctatctgtctctctgtttgtttgtttgtctgtctgtctgtctgtgtctatctgtctgtctgtctgtctgtctgtctgtgtctgtctgtctgtatgtctgtgtctctctgtctttctatctgtctgtctgtctgtgtgtctgtctgtctgtgtctgtctatctgtctgtctccctatctgtctgtctgtctgtctgtctgtgtctgtctatctatctgtctgtctgtctgtgtctatctgtctgtgtccctgtctgtctgttttgtcgtctgtctgtgtctgtctgtctgtctgtctgtctgtctgtatgtctgtgtctctctgtctttctatctgtctgtctgtctgtctgtctatctatctgtgtgtctgtctgtctgtctgtgtctgtctgtctgtctgtctgtctgtctgtgtctgcctttctgtctgtgtctgtctgtctgtctgtgtctgtctatctgtctgtctccctatctgtctgtctgtctgtgtctgtctgtctgtctgtgtccatctatctatctatctgtatgtctgtctgtctgtctgtgtctatctgtctgtgtctgtctgtctgtctttctatctctctgtctgtctatctgtctgtgtctgtctgtctgtctgtctgtgtctgtctgtctgtctttctatctgtctgtctgtctgtctgtctgtctgtgtctgtcagtctgtctacaTTAAATATTCTacattaatttttgtattaaatataataaattataaatatatttaaatatgaataaataattaaattaagtatcaGTTCTACAGTAATCAGGTGCTCACTGTTGTCGATAATGCTGAATCTCCTCTCAGTGAATAGGAAGTCACACCGTACTGGTTTATTCTGGAAGAGGAGCCTGACAGGCCTAAGTGATCACAAAAATGGTTCATCTTTTTCAGGTAGACTGGTATTACAACTTGTTAAATGGCATTTTACCCCTATAAGCATCATGTGTCTTAAAGATAACCCGAATGatcaaaagcagtaatatttcacCTCTTCTTTGAAGAGTCAGGTAGCCTGGGTCCACTTGATCTGTTCCTGTTCCAGGAAGCTCTGGTTCACTCAGGTAGGACCGCAGTTCCACCTAAagcacaaacattttatttaatcctTACTGCAAAGCAATCACAATGCAAAGACTAAAATATTACTGTCACATGGATGGTGATAAAGTATAaggtaattattaaaaaaaaactttttccaatgccattacattattaaatttttttcttccagtttttgttttagtaattttatttcacttagttactattttttaagttttttttcatcTATACATATacttaaacaaattttattttaatagttttagttaacaataacaacactgatgacAATAAACTTGACAATATCAATGAATTTCACGAGTGAGTTTATTACCCTGCAGTCTCCATTCACATAGCTGCTTTCTCTGTCACGTTTTCCTCTCATCAGATTTGTCGTTTGAGGCCACGGACAGAAGTGTGTCTGATGGCCGGTTTGTTTCTTTAGGTAGGGGCGGGACAACAGGGGGTGTGTCCTCATCATAGAGGAGGGGCAAAGGTGGTCTGGGTGGAGGCATCATCCTCTTCCTAAAAACCAAAATTACACAATTGAGTAAACCATCAGGCATTGTTAATTAGTTACAATACAATCATTTTAGGAATAGCACCAGTCAAGTAACACATACCCATCTGGGCATAGAGTAAGGATGCTGAAAAACAACACATCATTGTCAAAAACCTCATTGTAACGGACTGGAGGTAAGACTGCGCCGGGGTGACCGCACCTCGACTGTGGACGGGGTCATGCACCGAGAAGGCACTGTTGACTCTGTCACTGAAGGCACAAGTTTTCTCTCTGGAAACAAAAGCAAGAGTTACATATTAAAAAGAACATGCTCTGTAGTAGGTTTATTAACCCTATCTAACTTGTCCATTCTTACCTGGGTTCTTCACTGAGTCTATGGTGATTTTTAGAAGGTTTCTTTGGATGAGCTGAGTCCAGTCATCACGTCCTCTATCCTCCAGAGCTCCCTCCTCAACTGATTTTTCTCCTGAGAACAAAAACACACCTATTCAAAAGTCTTCAAATCCTATTTTTATTCTAGTCAGGATTATTATTACTTAAACTATATaaagcattttcattacttgaaataaaataaaggcctGTTCATACCAAAGATGATAACTGTAACGATAacgatatgattttttttcttgcttttcttaatgctttattttattttaacataacaataaaacagacagaacaaTGACCACAGATAAATTCCACAAgtacatataaacataaatcacagctttaaaaaaaaagatttaaaaaaaaaaatgaaaaaaaaagtttagttttaatCTGCCAAGGTTTTGAAAAAGGTAAATGAAATCTTACCTATGACCTATACACTtagataaaaatatagttttaaaaatctatttaaatgtaaaagacaACTAATAACACTAGtggcactttttttcttttttttaaagcattgacAGCCCATCAAAAATCCACTAACTTTAAAGCCATTGAGCATTTAAAGAGGCATATGACATAACTGCAGCGCACGTTTATGATAAACAATGTTATCATAAACATGCGTGCCTTGGTGTGGATGTTGATATAGTTacagttcttggtgtgaacaggccataaacattaaatgaaatctaatttttatgtagtttaaacttaagtactaaaataaactgagcaaaataaactaaacctaataaaaaaaaaaaaaaaattaaaaaaaaaaaatagtgctaggcaatgattaatcgcatccaaaataatagttttcatttacataatatgtgtttattatatttatcttgtatatttaaatacacacacacatagttttcatttacataatatgtgtttattatatttatcttgtatatttaaatacacacacacatacatatacagtatttacatgtatatatctatatttcatataatttatattatatataaatatatttaatatttaaataatctatcaatatataaatatatacaggcatgttatgtattaatatatacataataaatatacacagtacacactatgtaaacaaaaacttttatgttggatgcgattaatcacaattaattgttgcccagcactaaaaaacaaaaaactacagaagaaagtaaaataaaattaattttgaattaaaagctactttaaaatatgaacaaaacatataatagtatttcaatgaaactaaaataacatggATTCTATCTAAAGGTGACTGcatattttatatcaaaatgaataaaaataataataaagcagctGATCAAAAAGACGAGAGAAAAACATGATagcaaactataaaaaataattaagaaaaaaagacctGAGGTGATGTGCAGAGATTCATCTGAGTCTGCAGGACGTCCTTCAGCTGTTCCACTGACTGCTCCAACCTGCTGTAGTCCACCCACGCTCTCTCCATCTCCTGAACAATACAAACATACGAATATTATAGCATATCATATTAGCTGTGACCCaagtggtttggagaatggatattatattatattattataatgttaaattacagaacaaaactaCACACTGAAATTGTTTTTCTAAAATTGCTGCACTTTAAATCTTCATGTCCTGTAATCCCTAATGTATCAATTTTTCAGATCAATATGCATTAATAGGAAGCACTGTAGGTCTGCATCACGTAATATACTCACCGTTGACACTCTAGAAATGTCAGCTCGGATATGCACCAGGTCCTCTTGAAGGAGTCGCTGCTGGTAGGCGATCTTCTCAGCGTGAGCTGGCTGATCCTTGTACTGCTCCATCTGCTGGTGGGACACATCCAGAACAGACTCAAGCTTGTCCTAGAAGAAAGAACAAAGATATTAACACTGACAAAGGATCAAAGCAACCGTgcttttttctttggaaaatgtGCCATCACCCTTATCATCCTTGAAGTCCACTGAGTCTGAACTCAAGCTCTtgcagtattttgtcttgttcacACAACCGACTGAGTGTCACCTGCAGTAGGAAACAGAGCATTATGGACCAGTTCAGACAAGGAAATTGGGTTAGGGCACTGATTTGTCCTATATACTCACATCTACATCACTTTCTGCCACCTTCACTGGCTTTGCCGGCGCCGTCCTTTCAGAGTCTCTGTCGCACTCACCTAATAAAACAATTCACAGATAAAGGCTCCTTGTCTTACAGCTCCAGAGACAGAAACACATCTATTCAACACAAGCAAAGCAAGACCAACACAATACAATGGACACTGTATTGAAAGTCACAGTGAGACAGTATTCTTCATTTCTAATGCACATATGTAGGAGCTGAAGCTTTCTGGAAGCACAATGGCAAGATGGTGTCTCACGATCTTCATGCCAACAGAATGCAGCTGTGGGACATAAATGCAATGTCTAAAATAAAGGCTCCACAGAAAATGCTGCACGGTCAACTCATAAAAGAAACCCAAGCTCTGGACAACGATGAACTGGACGATGTAGGGGAGGAACTAACTAAAAAAGCAAAGCTATGACTTAGCTTAGGTAGTTTCAAAACAGTGCTACCTGTACTTTTTATTTGCGCATTATTTCACACACAGCCTTGCAGCCAAGCTtgaatgtttttctctttcaaatagTGCTGGGAAAGCCTATTTAAATCATGCCGaagattcatttaaatgaactggatcaaaaacatatttaaatcatttaaatcagcattttaggtCTTCTTTTTGTAGTGATATGCAGTTATCTTTAGGTGATATgtagtaattattaaaatatatattttagcaataaaaagTTTCTGGCACGTTGTTTTTGTAGATTTTAGTTTAAGCTGCTTTACAAAAGTCAGTATAATTCTTTTTAGTTGTCTTTGAAAtttcttttgctcaccaaagctgcatttatttgatcaaaatgtagaaaaacagtaatattgtgaaatattattacaatttattaaaaatatacatttacaatttaaaacggaaatttatatttaaagctgaattttcactatTTTACACGAtgtttcataaatcattctaatacgctgatttcttattattatcactgctgaaaacagttgtgctccttaATATCTTAATtctcaggattatttgattaatagaacgttcaaaagaacagcactaatttaaaacagaaatgtttttactgtcacttttgatgaattaaatgcatccttactgaataaaagtatttttttaatcttactgacctcaaacttttcagTGGTAGTGTATAGAAATTACAGTGTTTAGTTGTATTATTTCTAAATTAAGTTGGATGCTGTTAGCCTAGTTTATatcatgtattaatattatattactaattgattttgtttgaactcttgtttttttttttaagaaatcatatCTGCCCCCTTCGATGCAGTTAGCTACTTTTTGTTAGCAGCTTTTAGTGAAGCTAGTAAGTTTTCTAAATAATTGTTTCAAGAGGAATTTAAGAAGTATTTTCCCCAACGCTGATACTGGAGGTCATAAGGGAAGTTTCAGAGGAATACTCTACCGAATAAGACCGATTACTAGATATCATACTGATGGACCTTATGAGATAAATAGCttgataaagaaagaaaaagaatgcaTTGGCGAATCAGCTGGCTAAATCTGGGTCATTCCCTGCACATGCACTGAGCTTGCCCGTCCCATCCAGACCTGCCGTCTCACACATACCCACAGCACAACATATCACTCACAAAAGGCAGGGAGGATAGGCGTGCAGGTGCCAGGCTTGTGCCAACACAAAGCTATGTGCACCGTGTAAAGCAATGGGAACGTGGACACTCTGGATGCTGACAGTGCTTACGTTCCAGAGTGGTCTCAAACCCCCCGCAGTGCAGGTTTGTAACACACTGTGAACCATGAGGATCAATGGCTCTAAAACTTTTCAATCTGTGGCAAATGGAGATAGACAGTGTACAGGTCAAAGGAGGACCCAGCCTTGAGCCTGGATCATTACTATTACCATTACCATCCTAAAACCATGTAATTCCTGATTATGCCACAAAGTTAGCATTTACTAAATATCAAAACAGTTTCTGAAATAAAGCCAATTCTTGATTCCTTGCCTCAAGTGAGGTTTCTGTGCTGTGTTAGTGTGTTAATACAGAAGGTAAGACAGGAATAGAGAGACAGAAATGGAGAGGTCCCACCTTCAGATCTAAATATTCCAGGTCCTTCTTCAAGTGCATGTATGTGTCATCAGCCTGTAAGTACAAGGGAAATATTTCAATTGACACTCTTCTACTCTTTAATTAACACTAATCAGTTGTTTCATTTATCCACCACACACTTTAGGCTAACAAAAACACCGCACTAGCATTAAAGCAATAGCTGGCTATGCACCTATTACGCCAACTTTGGGACATACTACACATATCACACTCATTATTGTTGAACACTGTTCGCATTTACATGCAAGTTACAGCTTATAGACACTACcgctcaaaagtttttttttttaagattttaagattttttttaaaagatgtctcttatgcccatcaaggcttcatttatttgatcaaaaaacacattaaaaacagtaatattgtgaaacattgtttcaatttaaaaaacctttttctattttaatatatttgaaaatgtaatttattcctgtgatgttaaaagctgaattttcagcatcattactacaatctttagtgacacatgatccttcagaaatcattttcatatGCTGATTCTGTGATTGAtcgattattttttaaaaagctataacattataaatgtctttactctcacttttgatcaatacaTTTCTTCATAAGTCGCCCTGAAGCCCAtaccttttgaacagtagtttgtaAATTTTACTTGAGAAGCTATGTCTTGTAAGCTACAGTAGTAAGAGAATACACTTTTATAttcctaaaaaacattttttttccccctttggcagcaattagtgttttgttttaagcatcaaaacctaaaaaaaaaaaggttttaagctTTAACCTAAGCATAAAGCAAAAATAAGtcttaatatatagtaatatgtaattttgcttctcaagtaaatttatgtttgtttagggatgtttacaggaaaaaatcaaaacaaaagtatagattaagaaaatgtttttttctgattgtGTTACTTTGATATTAGG
This genomic window contains:
- the LOC122148506 gene encoding pleckstrin homology domain-containing family A member 7-like, whose product is MRGKRDRESSYVNGDCRVELRSYLSEPELPGTGTDQVDPGYLTLQRRGLSGSSSRINQYGVTSYSLRGDSALSTTERPKSALERLCLGEYQPDHLPQRGRMSVEEQLERMKRHQRALVRERKRNMSQGERHPEIPHPHTTHKHLPTITVYATEGVPSQSELMDVESEEELDVREREGDCYQHHSKDEKGLLF